One genomic window of Paramormyrops kingsleyae isolate MSU_618 chromosome 20, PKINGS_0.4, whole genome shotgun sequence includes the following:
- the LOC111853757 gene encoding G-protein coupled receptor 26: MDTAEVIVSLLVVLIIIVSLLSNVLVLICFLYNPEIRKQVPGLFTLNLTFCNLLLTVSNMPLTLVGLVNKVQPGGEGFCHIIGFLDTFLTTNSMLSMAALSIDRWIAVVFPLSYHSKMRHRDAAIVLVYTWAHSMSFSTVAACLSWTGYHQLYASCTLCNARANNSRTQFVAFTVVFHSLTFLMSLIVLCVTYLKVLKVARFHCKRIEVITMQTLVLLVDIHPSVRQQCLEEQRRRRQRATKKISTFIGTFVLCFAPYVITRILELFPAVPISPHWGLLSKCLAYSKAACDPFAYSLLRHQYRKTCADIINRMLKRRALNASGQGRGNHVVQTAD; encoded by the exons ATGGACACGGCGGAGGTAATTGTCTCTCTCCTGGTAGTCCTGATTATAATCGTGTCGTTGCTGTCCAACGTGCTGGTGCTGATCTGCTTTCTGTATAACCCGGAGATACGGAAGCAAGTGCCGGGTTTATTTACCCTCAACCTCACCTTTTGCAACTTGTTGCTAACTGTGTCCAACATGCCACTGACTTTGGTGGGGCTTGTCAACAAGGTTCAACCTGGCGGGGAAGGTTTCTGTCACATAATCGGATTCTTGGACACCTTCTTAACCACAAATTCCATGCTCAGTATGGCAGCGCTGAGCATCGACAGGTGGATCGCCGTGGTTTTCCCCCTGAGTTACCACTCCAAGATGCGCCACAGAGATGCCGCGATCGTGCTGGTCTACACGTGGGCGCACTCCATGTCTTTCTCGACCGTAGCCGCCTGTCTGTCGTGGACGGGATACCACCAACTTTACGCCTCTTGCACTCTCTGCAATGCCAGGGCGAATAACAGCCGGACCCAGTTCGTTGCTTTTACTGTGGTTTTTCATTCCCTTACCTTTCTCATGTCTCTGATAGTACTGTGCGTTACTTACCTTAAAGTGCTCAAAGTGGCGCGGTTCCACTGTAAGAGGATAGAAGTTATTACAATGCAGACTTTAGTGCTGCTTGTGGACATTCACCCAAG tgttCGGCAGCAGTGTCTAGAGGAACAGCGGCGACGGCGGCAGAGGGCCACCAAGAAGATCAGCACCTTCATTGGGACCTTCGTGCTGTGCTTTGCACCATACGTCATTACAAG GATTCTGGAGCTGTTCCCGGCAGTGCCTATCAGCCCTCACTGGGGACTCCTGTCCAAGTGCTTGGCCTACAGTAAGGCCGCCTGCGACCCATTCGCCTACTCCTTGCTGCGGCACCAGTACCGGAAGACCTGTGCCGACATAATCAACCGGATGCTGAAGAGGAGGGCCCTGAACGCATcgggacaggggagggggaaccaTGTGGTGCAGACGGCAGACTGA